The Pseudomonas benzenivorans region TTGCTGCCGGCCAACCGCGACCTGACCGCGGCAGAAGTCGCCCTGCTGGAAATGCAGATGAAGGAGAGCCGCCTGCGCAATGCCCTGGCGCCCATCCGCGAGAACTACGACTACATCCTCATCGACTGCCCGCCCGCGCTGTCCATGCTGACCATCAACGCCCTGGTCGCCGCCGACGGGGTGATCATTCCGATGCAGTGCGAGTACTACGCCCTCGAGGGCCTCAGCGATCTGATCAACAGCATCCAGCGCATCGGTCAGATGCTCAATCCGAACCTGAAGATCGAGGGGCTGCTGCGTACCATGTACGATCCGCGCATCAGCCTGACCAACGATGTCTCGGCGCAGCTCAAGGAGCATTTCGCCGAGCAGCTCTATCAAACCGTGATCCCGCGCAACGTGCGCCTGGCCGAAGCGCCGAGCTTCGGCATGCCGGCGCTGGTCTATGACAAGCAATCCCGTGGTGCCATCGCCTATCTGGCCTTGGCCGGCGAACTGGTTCGCCGCCAGCGCGCCAGCGCCCACACTGCTACCGCATAAGGAATTCCGCATGGCCGCCAAGAAACGAGGGCTGGGACGAGGCCTGGACGCCCTGCTGGGGGGAACCAGTGTCACCGCCTTGCAGGAGGAAGCCGTCCAGGCCGACCGCCAGGAACTGCAGCATCTGCAGCTGGAACTGATCCAGCGCGGCAAGTACCAACCGCGCCGGGACATGGACCCGACCGCACTGGAGGAGCTGGCCCAGTCGATCAAGGCCCAGGGCGTGATGCAACCGATCGTGGTGCGCCCGATCGATGGCGGCCGTTACGAGATCGTCGCCGGCGAACGCCGCTGGCGCGCCTGCCACCAGGCCGGCCTGGAGCGGATTCCGGCCATGGTCCGCGAGCTACCGGACGAAGCCGCCATCGCCATGGCGCTGATCGAGAACATCCAGCGCGAAGACCTCAACCCGATCGAGGAAGCCGTGGCCCTGCAGCGCCTGCAGCAGGAATTCCAGCTGACCCAGCAGCAGGTCGCCGAGGCGGTCGGCAAGTCCAGGGCGACCATCACCAACCTGCTGCGTCTGATCGGCCTGCCGGAGGAGATCAAGACCCTGCTCGCCCATGGCGACCTGGAGATGGGCCATGCCCGCGCCCTGCTCGGCCTGCCGGCCGAGCAGCAGGTCGAAGGGGCGCGACATGTTGTCGCACGCGGGCTGACCGTGCGCCAAACCGAGGCACTGGTGCGGCAGTGGCTCAACGCCAAGGAGAAACCTGTCGAGAAGGTCAAGCCTGATCCCGATATCAGTCGCCTCGAACAGCGCCTGGCTGAGCGGTTGGGCTCCCCGGTACAGATCAAGCACGGGCAGAAGGGCAAGGGGCAACTGGTCATCCGTTACAGTTCGCTGGATGAACTGCAAGGCGTGTTGGCGCACATTCGTTGAAACATCTGCGTGGGCAATGACCGCTCGGAATTCGCTGCCGAAGGTTGAATGGGGGTGGAAGCGCCCCTATACTCTGCGCGCATTTCGTCGGCACAAAGTATGCCAAGTCATTGATTTTTTTGGCGCCGACACCAGCGGCCGTTTCCAGGGTTGACCACGATGGATGTACGCACGCCGAACCGCCTGCCCTTCCATCGTCTGCCGGTGTTTCCGGTGCTGGTGGTGCAGTTGGTAGTTGTGTTGCTCGCTGCCGCCCTGCTCTGGCAATGGCAAGGCCGGGTGGCCGGTTACTCGGGATTGTGCGGTGGCCTGATTGCATGGCTGCCGAATCTGTACTTCGCCCATAAGGCGTTCCGGTTTTCCGGAGCGCGGGCCGCCCAGGCCATCGTCCGGTCGTTCTATGCCGGCGAGGCGGGCAAGCTGATTTTGACGGCAGTGCTGTTTGCACTGACGTTCGCAGGCGTGAAGCCATTGGATGCGCTGGCGGTATTCGGTGTATTCCTGCTGACCCAGTTGGTCAACTGGTTCGCGCCCCTGCTGCTGAAAATAAGACTTTTGAGACCTTAGGGCGTTTGAGGCAACCATGGCAGAACAAACCGCTTCGGGCTATATCCAGCACCACCTGCAGAACCTGACTTTCGGGAAACTGCCCAATGGTGACTGGGGCTTTGCCCACACCGCAGAACAAGCCAAAGAAATGGGGTTCTGGGCATTCCACGTGGATACCCTGGGCTGGTCCGTCGTATTGGGCCTGATTTTCGTCCTGCTGTTCCGCATGGCCGCCAAGCGCGCGACCAGCGGTCAGCCCGGCGGCCTGCAGAACTTCGTCGAAGTGCTGGTGGAGTTCGTCGACAACAGCGTCAAGGAAACCTTCCACGGCCGTAACCCGCTGATCGCGCCGCTGGCTCTGACCATCTTCGTCTGGGTCTTCCTGATGAACTTCATGGACCTGATCCCGGTGGACTGGCTGCCGATGGTCGCGGCCAACCTGAGCGGCGACAGCCACCTGTTCTTCCGCGTGGTGCCGACCACCGACCCGAATGCCACCCTGGGCCTGTCCTTCTCGGTATTCGCCCTGATCATCTTCTACAGCATCAAGGTCAAGGGCATCGGCGGCTTCCTCGGCGAACTGACCCTGCACCCGTTCGGCAGCAAGAACGTGCTGGTCCAGGCCCTGCTGGTACCGGTGAACTTCCTGCTCGAGTTCGTCACCCTGATCGCCAAGCCGGTGTCCCTGGCCCTGCGTCTGTTCGGTAACCTCTATGCCGGCGAGCTGATCTTCATCCTGATCGCCGTGGTGTTCAGTGCCGGCTGGCTGCTGGGCGCCTTCGGCATCGTGCTGCACTGGGCCTGGGCTGTGTTCCACATCCTGATCATCACCCTGCAGGCGTTCATCTTCATGATGCTGACCATCGTCTACCTGTCGATGGCCCACGAAGACAACCACTAACCGCGCCTACCTGCCGCCCGCCGTCTCCTGTACGGGAGACGGTCCGGTGCGTAGCGATGCTGGTGGAAGCCCGCGAGGGCATGCTGCAAACGATTTAGCTTTACCGCTCTACCTTAGAAAACCTTAACCAATACGACATAAAAGTCGGGAGGAAAAATGGAAACTGTAGTTGGTCTGACCGCTATCGCTGTTGCTCTGCTGATCGGCCTGGGCGCCCTGGGTACCGCCATTGGCTTCGGCCTGCTGGGCGGCAAGTTCCTGGAAGGCGCCGCGCGTCAGCCGGAAATGGTTCCGATGCTGCAGGTCAAGATGTTCATCGTCGCCGGTCTGCTGGACGCCGTGACCATGATCGGTGTTGGTATCGCACTGTTCTTCACCTTCGCGAACCCCTTCGTTGGTCAAATCGCTGGCTAATCACTCGTTCATTCGAGTGATTGGTTTGCCGGACAACGAACGAGCGAGGTGTTGGCGTGAACATTAATGCAACCCTGATTGGCCAGTCCGTTGCCTTCTTCATCTTCGTGCTGTTCTGCATGAAGTACGTGTGGCCTCCGGTCATTACGGCTTTGCAGGAGCGTCAGAAGAAGATTGCAGATGGCCTGGACGCTGCCAACCGTGCGGCTCGTGACCTGGAGTTGGCCCATGAGAAAGTGGCCCAACAACTGCGCGAAGCCAAAACCCAGGCAGCCGAGATCATCGAGCAGGCCAAGAAACGCGGTACCCAGATCGTCGACGAAGCCCGTGAACAGGCGCGTGTCGAAGCGGATCGCGTGAAGGCTCAGGCTCAGGCCGAGATCGAACAGGAACTCAACAGCGTCAAAGACGCCCTGCGTGCCCAAGTGGGCAGCCTGGCGGTCAGCGGTGCCGAGAAGATCCTGGGCGTATCCATCGACCATAACGCGCATGCGGAGCTGGTTAACAAACTGGCAGCCGAAATCTAAGCGAGGGCGCGATCATGGCAGAACTGACCACGCTGGCCCGACCTTACGCCAAGGCTGCCTTCGAGTACGCCCAGGCCCACCAGCAGCTGGCCGATTGGTCAGCCATGCTCGGCCTGGCGTCTGCGGTGTCGCAAGACGACACCATGCAGCGCGTGCTCAAGGCCCCGCGTCTGACGAGTACAGATAAGGCCACCACCTTCATCGAGGTGTGTGGTGACAAGTTCGACGCCCAGGTACGCAATTTCATCCACGTTCTCGCCGAGAACGATCGTCTGGCCCTGTTGCCGGAGATCGTCGAACTGTTCGAGCTGTACAAGGCCGAACAGGAGAAGTCGATCGACGTGGATGTCACCAGTGCCTTCGCATTGAGCGATGAACAGCAAGACAAACTCGCCAAGGTTCTCAGTGCACGGCTCGGCCGAGAAGTGCGTCTGCACGCCGCGGAGGACGCCGCCTTGATCGGTGGTGTCGTCATTCGCGCCGGCGACCTGGTTATCGATGGCTCAGTTCGCGGCAAGATCGCGAAGCTGGCCGAAGCATTGAAATCTTGAGTTTGAAGGGGCAGCAGAGCTATGCAGCAACTCAATCCTTCCGAAATTAGTGAAATCATCAAGGGGCGCATCGAGAAACTCGACGTCGCCTCCCAAGCCCGCAACGAAGGCACTGTCGTCAGCGTTTCCGACGGTATCGTGCGCATTCACGGTCTCGCCGATGTGATGTACGGCGAAATGATCGAGTTCCCGGGCGGCGTCTACGGCATGGCACTGAACCTGGAGCAGGACTCCGTCGGCGCCGTGGTGCTGGGTGCTTACACCAGCCTGGCCGAAGGCATGAGCGCCAAGTGCACCGGCCGTATCCTGGAAGTTCCGGTAGGTCCGGAGCTGCTGGGCCGCGTGGTCGACGCACTGGGCAACCCGATCGATGGCAAGGGTCCGCTGAACAACACCGCGACCGACGCCGTCGAAAAGGTTGCACCGGGCGTGATCTGGCGTAAGTCGGTCGACCAGCCGGTGCAGACCGGCTACAAGTCGGTCGACGCCATGATCCCGGTCGGCCGTGGCCAGCGCGAGCTGATCATCGGCGACCGTCAGATCGGTAAGACCGCCCTGGCCGTCGACGCCATCATCAACCAGAAGAACAGCGGCATCCGCTGCGTCTACGTGGCCATCGGTCAGAAGCAGTCGACCATCGCCAACGTGGTCCGCAAGCTGGAAGAGAACGGCGCCCTGGCCAACACCATCGTGGTGGCTGCAAGCGCTTCCGAATCCGCTGCACTGCAGTTCATCGCGCCGTACGCCGGCTGCACCATGGGCGAGTACTTCCGCGACCGCGGCGAAGACGCGCTGATCGTCTATGACGATCTGTCCAAGCAG contains the following coding sequences:
- a CDS encoding ParA family protein — translated: MAKVFAIANQKGGVGKTTTCINLAASLVATKRRVLLIDLDPQGNATMGSGVDKHALEHSIYDVLIGECNLVEAMQFSEHGGYQLLPANRDLTAAEVALLEMQMKESRLRNALAPIRENYDYILIDCPPALSMLTINALVAADGVIIPMQCEYYALEGLSDLINSIQRIGQMLNPNLKIEGLLRTMYDPRISLTNDVSAQLKEHFAEQLYQTVIPRNVRLAEAPSFGMPALVYDKQSRGAIAYLALAGELVRRQRASAHTATA
- a CDS encoding ParB/RepB/Spo0J family partition protein, giving the protein MAAKKRGLGRGLDALLGGTSVTALQEEAVQADRQELQHLQLELIQRGKYQPRRDMDPTALEELAQSIKAQGVMQPIVVRPIDGGRYEIVAGERRWRACHQAGLERIPAMVRELPDEAAIAMALIENIQREDLNPIEEAVALQRLQQEFQLTQQQVAEAVGKSRATITNLLRLIGLPEEIKTLLAHGDLEMGHARALLGLPAEQQVEGARHVVARGLTVRQTEALVRQWLNAKEKPVEKVKPDPDISRLEQRLAERLGSPVQIKHGQKGKGQLVIRYSSLDELQGVLAHIR
- a CDS encoding F0F1 ATP synthase subunit I: MDVRTPNRLPFHRLPVFPVLVVQLVVVLLAAALLWQWQGRVAGYSGLCGGLIAWLPNLYFAHKAFRFSGARAAQAIVRSFYAGEAGKLILTAVLFALTFAGVKPLDALAVFGVFLLTQLVNWFAPLLLKIRLLRP
- the atpB gene encoding F0F1 ATP synthase subunit A, which gives rise to MAEQTASGYIQHHLQNLTFGKLPNGDWGFAHTAEQAKEMGFWAFHVDTLGWSVVLGLIFVLLFRMAAKRATSGQPGGLQNFVEVLVEFVDNSVKETFHGRNPLIAPLALTIFVWVFLMNFMDLIPVDWLPMVAANLSGDSHLFFRVVPTTDPNATLGLSFSVFALIIFYSIKVKGIGGFLGELTLHPFGSKNVLVQALLVPVNFLLEFVTLIAKPVSLALRLFGNLYAGELIFILIAVVFSAGWLLGAFGIVLHWAWAVFHILIITLQAFIFMMLTIVYLSMAHEDNH
- the atpE gene encoding F0F1 ATP synthase subunit C translates to METVVGLTAIAVALLIGLGALGTAIGFGLLGGKFLEGAARQPEMVPMLQVKMFIVAGLLDAVTMIGVGIALFFTFANPFVGQIAG
- a CDS encoding F0F1 ATP synthase subunit B, producing the protein MNINATLIGQSVAFFIFVLFCMKYVWPPVITALQERQKKIADGLDAANRAARDLELAHEKVAQQLREAKTQAAEIIEQAKKRGTQIVDEAREQARVEADRVKAQAQAEIEQELNSVKDALRAQVGSLAVSGAEKILGVSIDHNAHAELVNKLAAEI
- a CDS encoding F0F1 ATP synthase subunit delta, encoding MAELTTLARPYAKAAFEYAQAHQQLADWSAMLGLASAVSQDDTMQRVLKAPRLTSTDKATTFIEVCGDKFDAQVRNFIHVLAENDRLALLPEIVELFELYKAEQEKSIDVDVTSAFALSDEQQDKLAKVLSARLGREVRLHAAEDAALIGGVVIRAGDLVIDGSVRGKIAKLAEALKS
- the atpA gene encoding F0F1 ATP synthase subunit alpha, whose translation is MQQLNPSEISEIIKGRIEKLDVASQARNEGTVVSVSDGIVRIHGLADVMYGEMIEFPGGVYGMALNLEQDSVGAVVLGAYTSLAEGMSAKCTGRILEVPVGPELLGRVVDALGNPIDGKGPLNNTATDAVEKVAPGVIWRKSVDQPVQTGYKSVDAMIPVGRGQRELIIGDRQIGKTALAVDAIINQKNSGIRCVYVAIGQKQSTIANVVRKLEENGALANTIVVAASASESAALQFIAPYAGCTMGEYFRDRGEDALIVYDDLSKQAVAYRQISLLLRRPPGREAYPGDVFYLHSRLLERASRVSEEYVEKFTNGEVKGKTGSLTALPIIETQAGDVSAFVPTNVISITDGQIFLESAMFNSGIRPAVNAGISVSRVGGAAQTKIIKKLSGGIRTALAQYRELAAFAQFASDLDEATRKQLEHGQRVTELMKQKQYAPMSIADMSLSLYAADRGFLRDIEVAKVGAFEQALIAYFNRDHAALMAKINEKGDFNDDIDGQLKAGIEKFKATQTW